agtggcacaacctcggctcaccacaacttctgcctcccgggttcaaacaattctcctgcctcagcctcccgagtagctgggattacaggcatgtgccaccatgcctggctaattttgtatttttagtagagatgggttttctccatgagGTCAGGCTGATCtcctcccgacctcaggtaatccgcctgcctcagccttccaaagtgctaggattgcagacatgagccactgcgcccagcgtgAGGCACACCTTTGCTGTTCAATGTGTGGTCCTCAGATTAGCCGCAGCCACATCACCTAGGAGCTTGGAGAAATGGGCAGTCTCAAGTTCCATGCCAGATTTATTCAATCAGAATCTGTAGTTTTACAATATCCCCCAAGTGATTGGTATCCCCATTACAGTATAAGAAATGCTAATACACACTAATTGATATTTGAGACTTACTATAAAGGGTattgtgtctggagttggttccttctggtgggttcaagtggtctccctgacttcaagaatgaagctgcagatgCTCgcagtgaatgttacagctcttaaaggtggcccagacccaaagagtaagcagcagcaagatttattgtgaagagcaaaagaacaaagctcccatagcgtggaaggggacccaagtgggttgccgctgctggctggggtggccagtttttattctgttatttgtccctgcccacatcctgattggtccattttacagttctaattggtccattttacggAGTGCTGATTTGTCtattttacagagtgttgattgctgcatttacaatcctttagctagacacagagtgctaattggtgcatttttacagagtgctgattggtgtatttacaatcctttagctagacatagagCGCTCATTGGTTTTTTTTACACAATGTTGATTGGTGCATtcacaatcctttagctagacacagagtgctgattggtgtgtttttacaatcctcttgtaagacagaaaagttctccaagtcccccaCTCGACTCAGGAAGTCCagttggcttcacctctcagtatGATGCCACTTTCTCTGTAGGGTTATCAGGATTTAGTGACATGTGGCATTTAAAGTGCCTAACatggctgggtgcactggcttacacacacacatatatattattttatataaatataatctcagcagtttgggaggcagcggcaggtggattgcttgagcccaggagttcgagaccagtctgggcaacataaggagaccccatgtctacaaaaaattaaaaaattacctggacatggtggcatgcacctgtggtcccagctacttgggaggctggggtgggaggatcatttgagcctgggaggttgaggctgcagtgagctatgaatgtgccattgcactccagccaaaaaataaataaaaaataaataaagtgcctAACACATAAGGTGGTAAATAAGGTTTGTTCCCTTCCCCCTACAGCCAAATGCATTTGCTTTATACAAGCATGAGGCATATCAAGGCGTTTATAGATGGGGAatgacttttgttgttgtttttgagacagagtcttgctctgttgcccagactggagtgtggtagcacaatctcggctcactgcaacctctgtctcctgggttcaagcaattcttctgcctcagccttctgagtagctggtactacaggtgtgtgccaccacgcctggctaatttttgtatttttaatggagacagggtttccccatgttggctaggctggtctcgaactcctgaccttgtgattcacctgccttggcctcccaaagtgctgggattacaggcatgagccaccgcgcctggccgagggGGAATGATTTTTTTATTCCTCATTTTAATTATCTCAAGAGAAAGGCTCAGGAAAAACATCAGCATCTCCAAGAAAGTGTTCTCAGTCCCCAGTGAGAATTACGCTCTCCCTTTCATACATGAGGAGCACTTTGTGCCCGTTTTATATGTTAGCACTTTGCCTTTTATTAGTGCTGTGTGCACATCTGTCTGCTCCATGCAGTGTGTGAGCTGCGGGCAGGAGCCAAGCCCTGTCCACGATCTCATTCTCCACAACTCCAGGTCCAGTGCTTTTCCACAAGCTCAAGGGCGATGAAGGATTGAGGAATTGTAGAAAGTACAGTGGCAAAGCCAGAAACAAAATGTTATCATCATTCTTCCTAGATCAACAAGCTTCCAACATCACTACCGTTTACGTGGCTTCTAGCTGTTTAGCATTTTGGAGCTATATTCAAATAACACATCTCCTCACCTGTCCACCTTAACAGATGTGCTGTTCTATCACTTCCTTCATCATGTGACTGACTTGAAAAAGGCACAGATCAACATTGTGTTTGACATGCTGGACTGGAACGCTGTGGGCGAGATCGGCTTTGAGCAGTTCTACATGCTGGTGTGTATGCTGCTGGCCCACGAGGCAAGTAACCGCACAGCTGCTACCATCCTCTTGCTAATGGGAGCACTGAATTAGGAATACATCAGTTTTCCTCCTTTcactaaaaagaggaagaaaagatgggTGGGGAAAATGAGTTTTGGTTCCCGAATGATTCAGGTTTTTCAACagcctctccctgcttcagcccCAGCCTCTTGGCCGCCCTCCTACTCTGCCCTTCCTCATAGAGGACAGATGTGGCCCATTGCATCCCTTCTTGGCATTCCTTTCCTCACTCGCTCTAGCTGGTGATTTTCAGAGAATCACCAGCTAGCTCAAGCGCCTCACTCCTTCTGAGGTCTTTTCTTACCATATATACATTTCCAGTATGTACTTacccagttccttttttttttttttttttttgagactgagtctcgatctagcccaggctggagtgcagtggcgtgatctcggctcactgcaacctccaccatctGGGTTCAATAgatcaagtagctgggactacaggtgcacacccccccccactcctggctaattttttgtatttttagtagagatggggtttcactatattggccaggctggtctcaaagtcctgacctcaagtgatctgcccgccttgagcctcctgaagtgctgggattataggtgtgagccaccgcacccgccctCAGTTCCCGTTTTTTTGAGGGAAGGAGGTCATCATTTTATCACCCATGCCATGATGTTCCACAAGACTTTCACTGAACGTAAGGAAATGCATTATAGTAACCAGAGTTCTGTCTAGCAGAATTGATCATTACAGGTGGCAGAATTCAAGTTCCTTTTGAATGCAGACACTGAAGTAAGACTTCCTGCATCGATGATAGAACCCTTTCAGCCCTGAgcttctgattttctcttttgcttttagcTCTCTAGGGAAGGGGCTGGTGAAGATACGTCTTGAGGAAACAAGTTAGAAAGCAGCGTTGACAACACTGTTGCTCATCTCACCTATTTCTCTTGCACTAGAACCATTTGGAAGGACAGTTTATGTACCGTCATTCCCGGCCTGTCTTTGACTTGCTTGACCTGAAAGGGGATCTGAGAATTGGTGCAAAAAACTTTGGAATGTACAGATTTCTCTTCAATATTCACAAACAGGAACTCAAAGATCTCTTCCATGACTTTGACGTTACAGGTGACAATGTAAGTACAGACCAAAATGTGGCATCTGTGTGGCAGTCCCTTTCCTTCCATAAGCAGAGAAAAATGTCTTACTACATATAGAAGagatgggagaggaggagggcGGGAAAAACCTACTCAAATAAGCATATTGCATGGCACTAGGATCAGAAAAAAACTTAAGACTTATGGGCCCTTGAAGAGAAAGGGTGGACTAACTGCTATATCATGGCCAGGctcaggggctcatgcctataatcccaggactttgggaggctgaagcgggaagatcacctgaggacaggagtttgagactatttactagcctggtcaacattgtgaaaccctgtctctactaaaaatacaaaaatacaaaaattggctgggtgtggtggcttacgcctataatcccagaattgggaggctgaggtgggcggatcacctgagaccaggagtttgagaccagcctgaccaatatggagaaaccccatccctactaaagatacaaaattagctgggcgtggtggcacatgcctgtaatcccagatacttagaaggctgaggcaggagaatcgcttgaacccgggaggcggaggttgcggtgagccaagatcatgccattgcattgtactctagcctgggcaacaagagggaaactccgacttaaaaacaagaacaacaaaaattagccgggcgtggtggcaggcgcctgcaatcccagctactcggaaggctgaggcagaagaatcgcttgaatcgaggaggtggaggttgcagtgagttgtgatcacaccgctgcgctctagcctgggggacacaaggagactccgtctcaacaaacaaacaaacaaaaaatgctacaTCATATAATATGGATACAAAATTATACTTTAGAGGAAATTTAATCATATGGTAGTAGTTTGGTGTTGGGGGAAGAGTTTGTAGATTTGAATTAAACAGGAAGAGATTATATGATGAATGAGAGCATGTGAGCATAATCCTAAGGGCTGGGGactgtggtgcacacctgtagtcacagctccttgggaggctgagaagggaggatcgcttgagcccaggagttccaggccagcctgggcagcatagtgagatcctgtctcaaaaaaaaagattcctaagAGAAAGCTGTGGTGAAGAGAGTTAATTCTGCCTATTTAAAGAGGAAATCCACTTTGGGGAAACAAGTGGCAGCTAAGGTTGAAAACAATGATCACACTGTGAACATCCTTAGGTGCCAGCCTGAAACCTCTGGACTTGACATGGCAAAGGTCGGTGAAAAAAGTAAtcgcggtttttgccattgaaagctggcaggctggggctgggcgcggtggctcacgcctgtaatcccagcactttgggaggccgaggccagtggattatgaggtcaggagatcgagaccatcctggctaacacagtgaaaccctgtctctactaaaaatacaaaaaaattagctgggcgtggtggcgggcgcctgcagtcccagcttctcgggaggctgagtcagcagaatggtgtgaacctgggaggcggagcttgcagtgagccgagatggcgccactgcactccagcctgggcgtcagagcaagactcagtgtcaaaaaaagaaagaaaagtaatggcaaaagccacaattacttttgccttttgtaccaacctaatagaagAAAGTGACCTTtgtgctgggcaccatggctcatgactgtaatcccaacactttgggaggctggggtgggcggatcacttgaggccaggagtttgagatcagcctggccaacatggtgaaaccctgtctctactaaaa
This sequence is a window from Papio anubis isolate 15944 chromosome 5, Panubis1.0, whole genome shotgun sequence. Protein-coding genes within it:
- the EFCAB9 gene encoding LOW QUALITY PROTEIN: EF-hand calcium-binding domain-containing protein 9 (The sequence of the model RefSeq protein was modified relative to this genomic sequence to represent the inferred CDS: deleted 1 base in 1 codon), giving the protein MRLKKGSFLWYLYLDKIYCLLSVRNVKALAEYFHILDVHGKNTLNDVLFYHFLHHVTDLKKAQINIVFDMLDWNAVGEIGFEQFYMLVCMLLAHENHLEGQFMYRHSRPVFDLLDLKGDLRIGAKNFGMYRFLFNIHKQELKDLFHDFDVTGDNLLNYQEFKLYTIIYIDKLQRRQKTEEKEKETEKVERTRSLYSKRKCHMK